The Bradysia coprophila strain Holo2 chromosome IV unlocalized genomic scaffold, BU_Bcop_v1 contig_81, whole genome shotgun sequence genome has a window encoding:
- the LOC119072216 gene encoding uncharacterized protein LOC119072216 isoform X1: MTEKLIFDYKLHSSIIMQLVYASTAWLTSPFLCFNCGDMQRTYDRSFKVIVCNNRLPKTINGVEQWSFYGFNFGQLRSVQRKPEFTILTLCVSIVKHHRVFHISIVCSIKVSFRALVSASHNGSSNHSSSSLSVSKAERVGSCKADRSAGFIHLAVIVPTAVSSYYCGQLQTVNGVSMCEQLAECFSTCLWNMSSLQHRSLENEALHGIRKRLSKRFISRRAKPAIMYNTNAANFVDWITELSKAQQSALRELNPTTASNFGGIWEAAVQSMKFHLKQIVGSSHLTFKELTILFCQIECAFISRPMCSLTDEDLNLSLFLSKFFRFIHFIFRANFISF, from the exons ATGACAGAGAAGCTGATTTTCGACTACAAATTGCATTCCAGTATCATTATGCAATTAGTGTATGCCAGTACAGCTTGGTTGACGTCaccatttctttgtttcaattGTGGTGATATGCAACGCACATATGATCGGAGTTTCAAAGTTATTGTGTGCAATAATCGTCTACCAAAGACAATCAATGGAGTAGAGCAGTGGTCATTTTATGGTTTCAATTTTGGTCAACTGCGATCCGTACAGCGAAAACCggaatttacaattttgactTTATGTGTTTCAATAGTCAAACATCATCGAGTATTCCACATTTCAATCGTTTGTTCGATTAAAGTTTCATTTCGAGCATTGGTTTCGGCGTCTCATAACGGATCAAGCAATCATTCCAGTTCGTCTTTAAGCGTGTCAAAGGCCGAACGAGTCGGAAGTTGCAAGGCTGACAGATCAGCTGGATTTATTCATCTTGCAGTAATTGTTCCAACTGCCGTTTCTTCGTATTATTGTGGTCAATTGCAGACAGTCAATGGAGTATCAATGTGTGAACAATTAGCGGAATGTTTCTCGACTTGTTTATGGAACATGAGTAGTCTTCAACATCGTTCGCTGGAGAATGAAGCGCTCCATGGTATCCGAAAACGATTATCCAAGAGATTCATCAGTCGTCGGGCAAAACCTGCCATTATGTACAACACAAATGCTGCGAATTTTGTGGACTGGATAACAGAGCTTTCTAAGGCACAGCAGAGCGCACTGAGAGAAC TCAATCCTACAACAGCAAGTAATTTCGGAGGAATTTGGGAAGCAGCAGTGCAATCAATGAAGTTTCACCTCAAACAAATTGTTGGGTCGTCACATCTCACGTTTAAGGAGCTGacaattcttttttgtcaaatcGAGTGCGCATTTATTTCGAGACCAATGTGCAGCCTGACCGATGAGGATTTGaatttgagtttatttttgagtaaatttttccgtttcattcattttatcttccgagccaatttcatttcattttga
- the LOC119072216 gene encoding uncharacterized protein LOC119072216 isoform X2 translates to MTEKLIFDYKLHSSIIMQLVYASTAWLTSPFLCFNCGDMQRTYDRSFKVIVCNNRLPKTINGVEQWSFYGFNFGQLRSVQRKPEFTILTLCVSIVKHHRVFHISIVCSIKVSFRALVSASHNGSSNHSSSSLSVSKAERVGSCKADRSAGFIHLAVIVPTAVSSYYCGQLQTVNGVSMCEQLAECFSTCLWNMSSLQHRSLENEALHGIRKRLSKRFISRRAKPAIMYNTNAANFVDWITELSKAQQSALREQMDEIVALFTNDGVDWEFNPTTAFLSNRVRIYFETNVQPDR, encoded by the exons ATGACAGAGAAGCTGATTTTCGACTACAAATTGCATTCCAGTATCATTATGCAATTAGTGTATGCCAGTACAGCTTGGTTGACGTCaccatttctttgtttcaattGTGGTGATATGCAACGCACATATGATCGGAGTTTCAAAGTTATTGTGTGCAATAATCGTCTACCAAAGACAATCAATGGAGTAGAGCAGTGGTCATTTTATGGTTTCAATTTTGGTCAACTGCGATCCGTACAGCGAAAACCggaatttacaattttgactTTATGTGTTTCAATAGTCAAACATCATCGAGTATTCCACATTTCAATCGTTTGTTCGATTAAAGTTTCATTTCGAGCATTGGTTTCGGCGTCTCATAACGGATCAAGCAATCATTCCAGTTCGTCTTTAAGCGTGTCAAAGGCCGAACGAGTCGGAAGTTGCAAGGCTGACAGATCAGCTGGATTTATTCATCTTGCAGTAATTGTTCCAACTGCCGTTTCTTCGTATTATTGTGGTCAATTGCAGACAGTCAATGGAGTATCAATGTGTGAACAATTAGCGGAATGTTTCTCGACTTGTTTATGGAACATGAGTAGTCTTCAACATCGTTCGCTGGAGAATGAAGCGCTCCATGGTATCCGAAAACGATTATCCAAGAGATTCATCAGTCGTCGGGCAAAACCTGCCATTATGTACAACACAAATGCTGCGAATTTTGTGGACTGGATAACAGAGCTTTCTAAGGCACAGCAGAGCGCACTGAGAGAACAAATGGACGAAATAGTCGCTTTATTTACCAACGACGGCGTCGATTGGGAATTCAATCCTACAACAGC ttttttgtcaaatcGAGTGCGCATTTATTTCGAGACCAATGTGCAGCCTGACCGATGA